One window of Caldisericum exile AZM16c01 genomic DNA carries:
- a CDS encoding CYTH domain-containing protein — MIEYEVKLTASRKTLEKIEAEMDFVSWAVTRLPPKKLVSHYFDTEDLKLLFNNLAFRLREEGSRKVLTLKSNGTFKAGVYVREEKELELDHEDFLSKSFLKRNFPEIYNIVKDDELCEVLEVVNERHPIILKKNNSELELDLDYLYFVKGRKKAEYYEIEIELKKGCSEDLIECASLLQTRFDLKQASASKYELGLRCFNSIPVL, encoded by the coding sequence ATGATTGAGTACGAAGTAAAACTTACAGCCTCACGTAAAACACTGGAGAAGATTGAGGCTGAGATGGATTTTGTGAGCTGGGCTGTTACACGACTTCCCCCCAAAAAACTTGTAAGTCATTATTTTGATACAGAAGACCTTAAATTGCTCTTTAACAATCTTGCGTTTAGGTTGAGAGAGGAAGGGTCAAGGAAAGTTTTAACACTGAAATCAAACGGGACATTCAAAGCAGGTGTTTATGTTCGAGAGGAGAAAGAACTCGAACTCGATCATGAGGATTTTTTGTCTAAAAGTTTTTTGAAGAGGAATTTTCCAGAAATTTACAACATTGTTAAGGACGATGAGTTATGCGAGGTGCTTGAAGTTGTAAATGAAAGACATCCAATAATTCTAAAGAAGAATAACTCAGAACTTGAATTGGATCTTGATTACTTATACTTTGTAAAAGGACGTAAGAAAGCCGAATACTATGAAATTGAGATTGAACTGAAGAAAGGGTGTAGTGAAGACCTCATTGAATGTGCGTCACTTCTTCAAACAAGATTTGACCTTAAACAAGCATCTGCTTCGAAGTATGAGTTAGGCTTGCGCTGTTTTAACTCAATCCCTGTGCTTTAA
- a CDS encoding PulJ/GspJ family protein, with amino-acid sequence MLEANHSGRKAFTLIELVVSLAILILIFTIAFSGISSWMRLRTYYDQEMILQQNFRYALSRISSDLMQASKPEGSNFSLILAPDDSIHSGNAMGEELIFTYYDGIDTWDIRYRMKNTTNGNAVYRVKYLHGTSPTSIGEPVTENMKQLVKLYFARQGGKVVVMMVGNLNYFGKEQTISYTSLIYSRNSNEQSP; translated from the coding sequence ATGTTAGAAGCCAATCATAGTGGAAGGAAAGCGTTTACATTAATCGAATTGGTTGTTTCTCTAGCTATTCTTATTTTAATTTTTACCATTGCTTTTTCAGGAATTTCGAGTTGGATGAGATTAAGGACTTATTATGACCAAGAGATGATACTTCAACAAAATTTTAGATACGCTCTGTCAAGAATTAGCTCTGACTTAATGCAAGCAAGCAAACCTGAAGGAAGTAACTTTAGTCTCATCTTGGCCCCTGACGATTCCATACATTCGGGAAACGCTATGGGTGAAGAACTTATTTTTACTTATTATGATGGAATTGATACATGGGATATAAGATATCGAATGAAGAACACCACGAATGGCAACGCTGTTTATAGAGTAAAATATTTACATGGAACTTCGCCCACTTCCATAGGTGAGCCAGTCACTGAAAATATGAAGCAACTTGTTAAACTTTACTTTGCAAGGCAAGGTGGGAAGGTTGTTGTTATGATGGTGGGGAATCTTAATTATTTTGGAAAAGAACAGACAATATCTTATACTTCACTTATTTATTCAAGAAATTCGAATGAACAATCACCATAA
- the hutI gene encoding imidazolonepropionase has protein sequence MESQLADLIVFNAKELLTLFEGATPEGTEKEKKLGLIHDGAVAVKDGRIIAVGKSDEVIKSVRIGKHTYQIDASNKVVMPGFVDPHTHLIFAGTREKEFILRHQGVPEAKILKEENTGIISTVRHTRKATFEELLEETKKHLSYFVDWGTTTIEVKSGYGLNLEEEIKMLKIAKYLKDHTPINIKSTLLAAHIIPPEYHMRDEKYVELVIEDIIPIIAKNGLADFNDVWCEKGQFTREQAKKILTQGKKMGLKPKIHADEYSDSGGAEVAAAVQAISADHLVHSNEEALKKMKDAGVTAVLLPCTMFFLGKDTYPNYEFMKDIGITVALGTDFNPGTSFCPSMPFIISLAIMKLKMTVEDAIIATTKNAAKAIDMEKEVGTLEVGKRGNINILDIAHYEEIPYRIAQNYVETVISNGEILKGG, from the coding sequence TTGGAAAGCCAATTAGCAGACCTCATTGTTTTTAACGCAAAGGAGTTATTGACTCTCTTTGAAGGGGCAACGCCTGAAGGAACAGAGAAAGAGAAAAAACTTGGCCTCATTCACGACGGTGCAGTTGCAGTTAAAGATGGAAGAATTATTGCTGTGGGAAAATCAGATGAGGTAATCAAAAGTGTTAGAATCGGAAAACACACCTACCAGATTGATGCATCAAATAAGGTTGTTATGCCAGGGTTTGTTGATCCCCACACACACCTAATATTTGCAGGCACAAGAGAAAAAGAATTTATCCTTAGGCATCAGGGGGTTCCTGAAGCAAAAATTTTAAAAGAGGAAAATACAGGCATTATTTCAACCGTGCGCCACACACGAAAAGCGACATTTGAAGAACTTCTTGAAGAAACAAAAAAACATCTTTCATATTTTGTGGACTGGGGAACAACAACAATCGAGGTAAAAAGTGGATACGGCCTTAACCTTGAGGAAGAGATAAAGATGCTTAAAATTGCAAAATACCTCAAAGACCATACGCCAATTAATATCAAATCAACACTTCTTGCTGCACATATCATTCCACCTGAATACCACATGAGAGACGAAAAATACGTTGAACTTGTCATTGAGGACATTATTCCAATCATTGCAAAAAATGGTCTTGCAGACTTTAACGACGTTTGGTGTGAAAAAGGGCAGTTTACAAGAGAGCAAGCAAAAAAAATTCTAACGCAAGGAAAAAAGATGGGACTAAAGCCAAAAATCCATGCAGATGAATATTCAGATTCGGGTGGTGCAGAAGTTGCAGCAGCAGTTCAGGCAATCTCTGCAGACCATCTTGTTCACTCAAACGAAGAGGCACTCAAAAAAATGAAAGATGCAGGAGTTACTGCAGTGTTACTTCCATGCACGATGTTCTTCCTGGGAAAAGATACATACCCAAACTATGAATTTATGAAAGATATTGGCATTACTGTTGCACTTGGTACAGATTTTAACCCTGGCACATCGTTCTGTCCATCAATGCCTTTTATTATATCCCTTGCCATTATGAAACTCAAGATGACCGTTGAAGATGCAATTATTGCTACAACTAAAAATGCCGCAAAGGCAATCGATATGGAAAAAGAAGTTGGGACACTTGAAGTTGGAAAGCGTGGGAATATCAACATTCTTGATATTGCACACTATGAAGAAATTCCCTATAGAATTGCACAAAATTATGTTGAAACGGTTATTTCAAATGGAGAAATTTTAAAAGGAGGTTAG
- a CDS encoding prepilin-type N-terminal cleavage/methylation domain-containing protein, with the protein MEKKRGFTLIEVIVALAIFMVAVVVLLSGYYSYYSSVKDLRYKSIGQNLAQLQLEDVKGLSVSIIDSLIRGGQFPTNITYDEPNYPAKPSNPPPPGSPYFLDYGTTYENVYDSIRYDPTTNSYYPMDGSFRMEHILNICGIESATGTVSNPPPVPDVSNVMLPPNIEIIPRLRIDETQNESYYDFTLVLHKEVYPHYTKRIIIIDKTPTITNLNNKIYEIRVIVYWIVGNTQKSVVVTGEKSYVRSQS; encoded by the coding sequence ATGGAAAAGAAGAGGGGCTTCACTTTAATTGAAGTAATCGTTGCATTAGCAATATTCATGGTTGCTGTGGTAGTACTCTTGTCAGGTTATTATTCTTACTATTCTTCAGTGAAGGATTTACGATACAAATCTATTGGTCAAAATTTAGCGCAACTTCAATTGGAAGATGTTAAAGGGCTTTCTGTATCTATTATAGATTCTTTAATAAGAGGTGGACAGTTTCCAACAAATATAACGTATGATGAACCTAATTATCCAGCAAAACCATCAAATCCTCCGCCGCCCGGCTCTCCATATTTTTTGGATTATGGGACAACGTATGAGAATGTCTACGATTCTATAAGGTATGATCCTACCACAAACAGTTATTATCCTATGGATGGTTCCTTTAGAATGGAGCATATTCTTAATATCTGTGGTATAGAGTCAGCAACTGGCACCGTTTCAAATCCTCCTCCAGTGCCTGATGTGAGTAATGTAATGCTTCCTCCTAATATTGAAATAATTCCTCGATTAAGAATCGACGAAACCCAAAATGAGTCTTATTATGACTTTACATTGGTGCTTCATAAGGAGGTTTATCCTCACTACACAAAGCGAATCATCATTATTGATAAAACCCCAACAATTACTAACCTAAATAACAAAATCTATGAAATAAGAGTTATCGTGTATTGGATAGTTGGTAATACACAAAAGAGTGTAGTCGTAACAGGAGAAAAAAGCTATGTTAGAAGCCAATCATAG
- the proC gene encoding pyrroline-5-carboxylate reductase has product MKISFIGTGTMATAMIKSIIDAGIFAPSDIMGSFHREKKALEVRDTLHINTTISNSEAVKFGDIVVLSVKPQIFESVANEIKDYIRDSQLIISIMAGIDVETLQRNLLHKKVVRCMPNTPAQIRQGMTVWTATKEVEDTEKNIVKQILSSMGSEMYVEDEVYVDMATALSGTGPAYVFLFLESLVNAGVHLGFSRRDAMELVYKTTLGSVLFAMQSGKHTAELRDMVTSPGGTTADALYELEKGGFRTVLEKAVYSAYKRTLYLKELNKKKGG; this is encoded by the coding sequence GTGAAAATAAGTTTTATTGGCACAGGCACAATGGCAACTGCAATGATAAAATCGATTATCGATGCAGGAATTTTTGCTCCATCTGATATTATGGGAAGTTTTCACAGGGAAAAGAAAGCCTTGGAAGTAAGAGATACACTTCACATAAATACAACAATATCCAATTCAGAAGCCGTCAAATTTGGAGACATTGTTGTACTTTCAGTAAAGCCGCAGATTTTTGAGTCTGTTGCAAATGAAATCAAGGATTACATTAGAGATAGTCAACTCATCATTTCTATAATGGCAGGTATTGACGTTGAAACTCTTCAAAGAAATCTTCTTCACAAAAAGGTAGTTCGTTGCATGCCGAATACACCAGCACAGATTAGACAGGGGATGACTGTTTGGACTGCAACCAAGGAAGTTGAGGATACTGAGAAAAATATCGTTAAACAAATTCTTTCTTCAATGGGAAGTGAAATGTACGTTGAAGATGAAGTTTACGTGGATATGGCAACAGCACTCTCTGGAACAGGTCCTGCTTATGTTTTCCTCTTTTTAGAGTCCCTGGTAAATGCAGGGGTGCACTTGGGATTTTCAAGGCGAGATGCAATGGAACTTGTGTATAAAACAACCCTTGGGTCTGTGCTATTTGCGATGCAATCAGGGAAACATACGGCAGAGTTAAGAGACATGGTTACATCACCTGGAGGGACAACTGCAGATGCACTTTACGAACTTGAAAAGGGAGGTTTTAGAACCGTCTTAGAAAAAGCGGTTTACTCGGCATATAAGAGGACGCTTTATCTTAAAGAGTTAAACAAAAAGAAAGGGGGTTAA
- the gcvT gene encoding glycine cleavage system aminomethyltransferase GcvT, producing MENLKRTPLYEEHLKLGAQMIPFAGYEMPLKYTSIKEEHLNVRMQVGIFDVSHMGEIEIHGPDALKFAHYLVTNSVLDMKIGRVKYTPMCYEHGGEVDDLFVYNLGENFVLLVVNASNYEKDLKFVLDHKENFNVEIIGKTDDYGEVAIQGPKAEEFLKNYFESTTPLEKLGYFKATYGKLFGYDVIISRTGYTGEDGFEVYASPKDIVSIWNEALNKGKPFGIKPAGLGARDSLRFEVCYWLYGNDIDETTNPFEAGQDFAVKMDKEDFIGKSSLENIQKVGIKRKLTGFKVLSGGVPRHGMKIYNKDGVEIGYITSGNMSFIRNEILALGYVKLEYRDLGTRLTVKDGNRIFEIEIIEAPFIEPKAGKKKV from the coding sequence ATGGAAAATCTTAAAAGAACACCTCTTTATGAAGAGCATCTTAAACTTGGTGCACAAATGATTCCCTTTGCAGGGTATGAAATGCCTTTAAAATATACAAGTATCAAAGAAGAGCACCTAAATGTAAGAATGCAAGTTGGTATTTTCGATGTATCACACATGGGTGAAATAGAAATTCATGGTCCCGATGCACTAAAATTTGCACACTACCTTGTCACAAATAGCGTGCTTGATATGAAAATAGGAAGGGTAAAATACACGCCTATGTGCTATGAGCATGGTGGTGAGGTTGACGACTTATTTGTCTATAACCTTGGAGAAAATTTTGTTCTTCTTGTTGTAAACGCTTCAAACTACGAGAAAGACCTAAAATTTGTACTCGACCATAAAGAAAACTTTAATGTTGAAATTATTGGAAAAACTGATGATTATGGCGAAGTTGCAATACAGGGACCAAAGGCAGAAGAATTTTTGAAAAATTACTTTGAAAGCACAACCCCTTTGGAAAAACTTGGATATTTTAAGGCAACATATGGAAAACTCTTTGGGTATGATGTAATTATTTCAAGAACAGGCTATACCGGTGAAGATGGTTTTGAGGTATATGCAAGCCCAAAGGACATTGTTTCAATTTGGAATGAAGCACTCAACAAAGGAAAACCCTTTGGTATTAAGCCCGCTGGCCTTGGTGCAAGAGATTCTTTGAGATTTGAAGTGTGCTATTGGCTCTATGGAAACGATATTGACGAAACAACAAACCCTTTTGAAGCAGGACAGGACTTTGCAGTGAAAATGGACAAGGAAGATTTTATTGGGAAATCCTCCTTAGAAAATATCCAAAAAGTTGGTATCAAAAGAAAATTAACAGGTTTTAAAGTGCTTTCAGGTGGAGTGCCCCGGCATGGAATGAAGATTTACAATAAAGATGGCGTTGAAATTGGATACATAACTTCGGGTAATATGTCGTTTATTAGAAATGAAATCCTTGCTCTTGGATATGTTAAATTGGAATATAGGGATTTAGGAACGCGATTAACTGTAAAGGATGGGAATAGAATCTTTGAAATCGAGATTATTGAAGCACCATTCATTGAACCCAAAGCAGGCAAGAAAAAAGTTTGA
- the ftcD gene encoding glutamate formimidoyltransferase produces MSEIIECIPNVSEGKNQDVINKIIENLKQTGVKLLDVSSDPDHNRTVITFVGDRTTVLEGAFTVAKSAVELIDLRNHKGTHPRMGAVDVIPFVPIKRITMEETVELSKTLAKRIGEELKIPVYLYAESATKEERKALPNIRQGEFEGFFEKIKDPNWAPDFGPNEVHPTAGVVAVGAREFLIAYNIYLNTKDVSIAEKIAKSIRESSGGLRFIQAKGMYIEEKGLAQVSMNVLNYKKAPLYRVFEIVKMEAERYGVNIVESELVGLMPLKAILDSLAFYLRFPKLTSESIIEMKIYE; encoded by the coding sequence ATGAGCGAAATAATTGAATGTATTCCAAACGTAAGCGAAGGGAAAAATCAAGACGTCATAAATAAGATCATTGAAAATCTCAAACAAACAGGCGTAAAACTTCTGGATGTTTCATCAGATCCCGACCACAACCGGACTGTTATTACATTTGTGGGAGATAGAACAACTGTCTTAGAAGGCGCATTTACGGTTGCAAAAAGTGCAGTTGAACTCATTGACCTAAGAAACCACAAGGGAACTCACCCAAGAATGGGTGCAGTAGATGTAATTCCCTTTGTGCCAATTAAACGCATTACAATGGAAGAAACAGTTGAACTGAGTAAAACCCTTGCAAAGCGAATTGGAGAAGAACTCAAAATACCTGTATACTTATACGCAGAATCGGCAACAAAGGAAGAAAGAAAAGCTCTTCCAAACATAAGGCAAGGCGAGTTTGAGGGATTCTTTGAAAAGATTAAAGATCCAAACTGGGCGCCAGATTTTGGCCCAAATGAAGTACATCCAACAGCTGGTGTAGTTGCAGTTGGCGCAAGAGAATTTCTCATTGCATATAACATTTACCTGAATACAAAAGATGTAAGTATCGCAGAAAAAATAGCAAAATCTATAAGAGAAAGTTCCGGTGGTTTACGCTTTATTCAAGCAAAAGGCATGTATATAGAAGAAAAGGGCTTGGCACAGGTTTCAATGAATGTACTTAATTATAAAAAAGCCCCTTTATATCGAGTTTTTGAGATTGTAAAAATGGAAGCGGAACGGTACGGTGTAAATATTGTTGAAAGCGAACTTGTTGGGCTTATGCCACTTAAAGCAATTTTAGATAGCCTTGCATTCTATTTAAGATTCCCAAAACTTACTTCCGAAAGCATTATAGAAATGAAAATTTACGAATAA
- a CDS encoding 2-hydroxyacid dehydrogenase, giving the protein MKVVVMGNYPKNLLEMFEKYKKEFGAEDIEVVIPKDDSEKIDALKNAVAVISGSLTENDLNNAPNLKFIQVPFAGVDTYDIPDLIRRGIKIANVHSNATAVAEFAMALVLALAKNVVEGDRDLRIGYWHGWMSREPTISLEGKTMTILGLGSIGKEIARFAKSFGMYVIGVKREKVDGTIPNVDEVYTHAEIEQAIEKAHFVVCALPLTPETKGMINRRLFEKMAGKFFVNVGRGAVVNEEDLFVALKNGILKGAGIDTWWVYPQAPMQTAMPSKYPFHGLKNIIMTPHAAGFTDVTPQRMWEDSVKNVLRFLKGLPIENEVKEVGY; this is encoded by the coding sequence ATGAAAGTTGTCGTGATGGGAAATTATCCAAAAAACTTGTTAGAGATGTTTGAGAAGTACAAAAAAGAATTTGGTGCTGAAGATATTGAGGTAGTTATTCCAAAGGATGATTCAGAAAAGATTGATGCCTTAAAGAACGCAGTTGCAGTTATTTCAGGATCATTGACTGAGAACGATTTAAACAATGCCCCAAATTTGAAATTCATTCAAGTGCCTTTTGCAGGAGTTGATACCTACGATATTCCTGATCTTATAAGGCGTGGGATAAAGATCGCAAATGTGCATTCAAATGCAACTGCTGTTGCAGAATTTGCAATGGCACTGGTGCTTGCGCTTGCAAAAAATGTAGTTGAAGGCGACAGAGATTTGAGAATTGGATATTGGCACGGATGGATGTCAAGAGAACCAACCATTAGTCTTGAAGGAAAAACGATGACAATCCTTGGGCTTGGAAGCATTGGAAAAGAAATTGCACGATTTGCAAAGTCATTTGGGATGTATGTTATTGGGGTAAAAAGAGAAAAGGTTGATGGAACCATTCCTAATGTTGACGAAGTTTACACTCATGCAGAAATTGAACAGGCAATTGAAAAGGCTCATTTTGTTGTATGCGCATTGCCACTTACACCAGAAACAAAAGGAATGATTAATAGAAGACTGTTTGAAAAAATGGCAGGAAAGTTTTTTGTAAATGTTGGGCGTGGTGCAGTCGTGAACGAAGAGGATCTTTTCGTTGCACTCAAAAATGGAATTTTAAAAGGTGCAGGTATTGATACATGGTGGGTATATCCACAGGCACCAATGCAAACCGCAATGCCCTCAAAATATCCATTTCACGGCTTAAAGAATATAATAATGACACCGCATGCAGCAGGTTTTACCGATGTAACCCCACAAAGAATGTGGGAAGATTCAGTTAAAAATGTTTTACGTTTCCTTAAAGGATTACCTATTGAAAATGAAGTAAAAGAGGTGGGATATTAA
- a CDS encoding patatin-like phospholipase family protein: protein MKLGLVLSGGGARGLAHIGVLKAFEENGIHPDIITGASMGGIIGALYSLGISANKLAEMLSGLNFDELLEVRNFFYSQKTNKILNTVIQQTAFIPLFTKLGFDSGRKIRKAFKEITHDKEFKDLKIPFACVAVDLITERLITLNSGKLYEAMYATGAIPPYLEPLEKEGMLLADGGILSNAPVDVAKEMGADKVIVVDVNPMQTFRKKENFKNAFDIILRVLDTTLDALYIDDLAKADYLIQIPLNFDIFEFEKKDEIVNIGYTIGRESILSKNLKSLK from the coding sequence ATGAAATTGGGTTTGGTTTTATCAGGTGGTGGCGCAAGGGGGCTTGCGCATATTGGAGTTTTAAAAGCCTTTGAAGAAAACGGTATTCACCCAGATATTATTACAGGCGCTTCAATGGGTGGAATAATTGGTGCTTTGTATTCGCTTGGAATTAGCGCAAACAAACTTGCAGAGATGCTTTCAGGATTAAATTTCGATGAACTTCTCGAAGTAAGAAACTTTTTCTATTCGCAAAAAACAAATAAGATTTTAAATACAGTAATTCAGCAAACTGCCTTTATTCCACTTTTTACAAAATTAGGGTTTGACTCGGGAAGGAAAATAAGAAAAGCCTTTAAGGAAATTACGCACGACAAAGAATTTAAAGACTTAAAGATACCTTTTGCTTGTGTTGCAGTTGACCTTATTACAGAACGCCTCATAACATTAAATTCGGGAAAACTATACGAAGCAATGTATGCAACGGGTGCAATACCTCCATATCTTGAGCCTCTTGAAAAAGAGGGGATGCTTCTTGCAGATGGTGGTATTTTAAGCAATGCTCCTGTCGATGTTGCAAAGGAAATGGGTGCAGATAAGGTAATTGTCGTTGATGTAAATCCCATGCAAACATTTAGGAAGAAGGAAAATTTCAAAAACGCATTTGATATCATTTTAAGGGTACTTGATACAACACTTGATGCCCTATATATTGACGACCTTGCAAAGGCCGATTACCTTATTCAGATCCCTTTAAACTTCGATATATTTGAATTCGAAAAAAAGGACGAAATAGTAAATATTGGCTATACAATTGGGCGTGAAAGTATTCTATCTAAGAACTTAAAGTCTTTGAAGTAG
- a CDS encoding pyridoxal phosphate-dependent aminotransferase, which translates to MKISKMIQRAGTETAFEMLAKAKELERQGKSVIHFEIGEPDFNTPENVKKAGIKAIEENYTHYSPTQGILELREAVAEYISKTRDIKVSPDEVIITPGGKDVIFGTMLSLLDEGDEAIYPNPGYPIYESAIRFVGAKAVPMPIREENDFAFDRHEFEKLVTPKTRLIVINSPANPTGGILSYEDLEFIADIAKKNDIMILSDEIYSRIIYEGKFVSIASIPGMKERTIILDGFSKTYAMTGWRLGYAVANKEVIEALKRVAVNSFSCVATFVQMAGIEALRGPQDEPERMRKEYEERRNLIVQGLNEIPGFSVKMPKGAFYAFPNVKKVGKPSKELADYLLYEAGVCTLSGTAFGEYGEGYLRFSYATSKENIIEGLKRVKQAIEKII; encoded by the coding sequence ATGAAAATATCAAAGATGATTCAAAGAGCAGGCACTGAAACTGCCTTTGAAATGCTTGCAAAGGCAAAGGAACTTGAGCGCCAAGGAAAAAGCGTTATTCACTTTGAAATTGGTGAGCCTGATTTTAACACACCAGAAAATGTAAAAAAAGCGGGAATAAAGGCAATTGAAGAAAACTACACTCACTATTCGCCAACTCAAGGGATTCTTGAATTAAGAGAAGCAGTTGCAGAATATATCTCAAAGACAAGAGATATTAAAGTTTCTCCAGATGAAGTTATTATTACTCCCGGTGGAAAAGACGTTATTTTTGGAACAATGCTATCACTTCTTGATGAAGGCGATGAGGCAATCTATCCAAACCCTGGCTATCCCATTTATGAATCGGCAATAAGATTTGTTGGTGCAAAAGCAGTGCCAATGCCAATAAGAGAAGAAAACGACTTTGCCTTTGACAGGCATGAATTTGAAAAACTCGTAACCCCTAAAACAAGACTCATCGTTATCAATTCACCTGCAAACCCAACTGGTGGTATTCTTTCCTATGAAGACCTTGAGTTTATCGCAGACATTGCAAAGAAGAATGACATTATGATACTTTCAGATGAAATTTATTCAAGAATTATTTACGAAGGAAAATTTGTAAGTATTGCATCTATCCCGGGCATGAAGGAAAGGACAATTATCCTTGATGGATTCTCAAAAACATACGCAATGACAGGCTGGAGGCTGGGCTATGCTGTTGCAAACAAAGAGGTCATTGAAGCACTAAAGAGAGTTGCAGTAAATTCATTCTCATGTGTTGCAACATTCGTCCAGATGGCAGGTATAGAGGCACTTCGTGGACCACAAGATGAACCTGAAAGAATGAGAAAGGAATACGAAGAAAGAAGAAACCTCATTGTTCAAGGCTTAAACGAAATTCCAGGATTCTCTGTTAAGATGCCAAAAGGTGCATTTTATGCATTCCCAAATGTTAAGAAAGTTGGAAAACCTTCAAAAGAACTTGCAGACTACTTGCTCTACGAAGCAGGCGTTTGCACTCTTTCAGGCACTGCTTTTGGTGAATATGGCGAAGGTTATTTGAGATTCTCCTATGCAACTTCAAAAGAAAATATCATTGAAGGTTTAAAGAGAGTAAAACAAGCAATTGAGAAAATTATATAG
- a CDS encoding MBL fold metallo-hydrolase yields the protein MALIKFLGTAGARFVVAKQLRYSAGTVIKSKSATLILDPGPGTLLRLSSARPKIPIESVNGIILTHIHLDHSTDANIILDSITEGGLKKFGVLFTTDEALNSENRVILPFLKPYLEGIFTLTHGGIFEFKDIRFTSFKHNHGAETYGIKLEIDGKIVSFVVDTLFFDELISYYKNSDYLILNVVRLSEKEGVQHLSVPDVEKFIKYANPKKVIMTHFGMTMLKASPEKVAETLSDKYGVEVIAAYDGLTVEF from the coding sequence ATGGCACTTATAAAATTCTTAGGCACTGCTGGTGCAAGGTTTGTTGTCGCAAAGCAACTCCGCTACTCGGCAGGAACAGTCATAAAAAGTAAAAGCGCAACCCTTATTTTAGACCCAGGACCTGGCACTCTTTTAAGACTTTCATCTGCCCGCCCAAAAATTCCAATTGAGTCAGTTAATGGTATTATCCTTACACACATTCACCTTGACCACTCAACTGACGCAAACATCATACTTGATTCTATTACAGAGGGAGGTCTCAAAAAATTCGGTGTACTTTTTACAACTGATGAAGCCCTTAACTCAGAGAACCGCGTAATTCTCCCATTTTTAAAACCCTATCTTGAAGGGATTTTCACATTAACGCATGGAGGAATTTTTGAATTCAAGGATATAAGGTTTACATCTTTCAAGCACAACCACGGTGCAGAAACCTATGGAATAAAGCTTGAAATTGATGGAAAAATTGTTTCGTTTGTTGTAGACACACTATTTTTTGATGAACTTATTAGTTACTACAAGAATTCGGACTATCTCATATTAAATGTTGTGCGTCTTTCAGAGAAAGAAGGCGTTCAACACCTTTCAGTTCCTGATGTCGAAAAGTTTATTAAATACGCAAATCCGAAGAAAGTCATAATGACACACTTTGGAATGACCATGCTCAAGGCAAGCCCTGAAAAAGTTGCAGAGACTCTTTCAGACAAATACGGAGTTGAAGTAATTGCAGCATATGACGGATTGACTGTTGAATTTTAG